In one Ictalurus furcatus strain D&B chromosome 10, Billie_1.0, whole genome shotgun sequence genomic region, the following are encoded:
- the cfap410 gene encoding cilia and flagella associated protein 410 has protein sequence MKLTRKLVLSRAKASDLESVKKLNCWGCNLSDISIFTEIPNVEVLTLSANNISSLEHIANCQHLTELYLRRNDIQSLSELSHLKNLTCLKVLWLAENPCCDPDPVKYRLTVLRNLPGLQKLDNQVVTEEELALALEEGEEVITPPGPATASSTNGLTEADSEYDPLNYSMEETNKIPVQLGMKPLPRDKFSSSREAGASLKKKSHTLEAVLLLLKDLDMEELKTVQCATENKLRARSRQKEKIAIAQH, from the exons ATGAAATTAACTCGGAAACTTGTTCTCTCACGGGCCAAGGCGTCGGACCTTGAAAGCGTAAAAAAGTTGAATTGCTG GGGCTGCAACCTGTCAGAT ATCTCAATATTCACTGAAATTCCCAATGTTGAAGTCTTAACATTAAG tgCCAATAACATATCCTCTCTTGAGCACATCGCCAACTGTCAGCATCTGACCGAGCTCTACCTGAGGCGGAACGACATCCAGAGTCTTTCAGAGCTGAGCCATCTTAAAAACCTCACCTGTCTCAAAGTTCTGTGGCTGGCGGAGAACCCATGCTGCGACCCAGACCCGGTGAAGTACCGTTTGACAGTGTTGAGGAACTTGCCTGGTCTGCAAAAACTAGACAACCAGG tTGTGACTGAAGAAGAGCTTGCACTTGCTTTGGAAGAAGGTGAGGAAGTGATCACTCCTCCAGGTCCTGCCACAGCCAGTTCTACCAATGGCCTCACAGAGGCAGACTCCGAGTACGACCCTCTCAATTACAGTATGGAGGAGACCAA TAAAATCCCTGTGCAGTTGGGGATGAAGCCATTGCCTAGAGATAAATTTTCATCTTCACGAGAAGCAGGGGCCTCCCTGAAGAAAAAG AGTCACACTCTGGAAGCTGTACTGCTCCTGCTGAAGGACCTGGACATGGAGGAGCTGAAAACTGTTCAGTGTGCCACAGAGAACAAACTCAGAGCTCGCagtagacagaaagagaaaatagCAATTGCTCAGCACTGA